AGCAGCATCGCCGAGGGCGAGGTCGTCACCCACGAGCGCACGTTCTCCGAGTCGGAGGTCCGGACGTTCGCCGCCCTCTCCGAGGACCGCCAGCCCCGTCACCTCGACGCCGACGACGAGGGCCGGCTCATGGTTCACGGCCTGTTGACGGCGACGCTGCCGACGAAGGTCGGCGGGGACCTGGAAGTTCTCGCCAGTCGGATGGAGTTCGAGTTCCACCGCCCGGTCTACACCGGGCAGGAAGTCCACTGCCGGGTCGAACTGACCGACGTGG
Above is a genomic segment from Halorientalis sp. LT38 containing:
- a CDS encoding MaoC/PaaZ C-terminal domain-containing protein, which translates into the protein MSSIAEGEVVTHERTFSESEVRTFAALSEDRQPRHLDADDEGRLMVHGLLTATLPTKVGGDLEVLASRMEFEFHRPVYTGQEVHCRVELTDVDPGEDRDEVRADVTCTVAGETVLTGGFEGVILR